A region of the Neomicrococcus lactis genome:
TCCCCAAAGAGCGCCTTTTCGGCGTCAGAGAGATTCGAGTTCTCAGGGAGAATTATTTCTGTTGCTTTGAGTCGCTGAATTTCGGTTTCCAACGCTTTTTGCGCCGCGGAGGAGGAATCCAGGAGCAGCATCGGCGCACCCTGGCGCGCAGCTTCAGCGGCAAGGATTACGACGGCGTCTGCTTGGCTCGAGCGCGCCACATACACTTTGGGGCTACTTGCGAAGACGGCCTTGCTCGCGGCGATTGAGGCCGCGGAGCCCTTCGAGTTGATGCTGGAGAAAGCCGCTGAGGGCTTCTGTGTCATGGCGCCGGCGGCGGTGACGTGGTGATCGCGGGAGAGCTGACTTTGGGTCTGATTCTGCTTTTCCGAGGTCTCGTCAATTCCCCCGGTGCAGCCGCTGATTCCCAGCGCGGCAACCAGAGCAATGCTGGTCAAAAGTACAGATTTTCGTGCCACGATCTCCCCCTTGAAACGTTCACCATTCACGCTACCGGCAGGGCCAGATGAGGCGAAGGCGGCGCACCGCTTATGACAAGAATGGCAAGAACGACGAGATTGGGACGCCTTCTCAGAAGCGAGAGATGACTCTAGAAGAGCGAAATCGGCTTCACGATGTCTGCGTAAATCAGCAGCCCACCCATAGCGAACAGTGCGATGGCCACCACGTAGGTCAGCGGCAGCAACTTGGCGATATCCACCGGTCCCGGGTCCTTGCGCTTGAAGAGCTTTGCGAAGAAACGGCGAACGCCTTCCCACAAAGCGCCCAAGATATGCCCACCGTCGAGAGGCAGCAGCGGAATCAGGTTGAAGACAAACAGGGCAATGTTTAGGCTGCCAACTAGGCTCAGCAACGTAGCAAAACGATCCTTGAGCGGGATTTCCTCCATCGCTGTAATTTCACCCGCAATGCGTCCTACGCCCACCACGGACATGGGGCCGTTGGGATCGCGAGGGGCAGATGAGAAGGCCGCATTCGCCACCGCTACCAAGCGTGCCGGCAAGTCCAGCACGATTCCTGCCACCGCGCTGACGTTTTGCCCCACCATGGCGGGAACTTCGGTAATAGGTAGCGTCATCAGTTTGGTTTGAGACCCCATTCCTACAAAGCCAACGTTCACGGTTTGGTAAGAACCGTCGGCGTTGGTAATGGCCCGCCCGTTGATGTCCACAGCGGGACGTTCGGTGAGCAACGGCTTGATGGTGGTCTCGTGAGAAACACCGTCACGAACGTAAGTAATAGGAACGGACTGACCAGCAGCGGGACGAATGAGGGACGTCAAGGCATTCCAGTCCCGCTCCCCGACGCTCACACCGTTAAAGCTGGTAATCACGTCCCCGGGCCGCAGGCCTGCCACGTAAGCAGGTGCAGCTGGGTCGGACGCTAAACACTCAGAGGAATCCCCGGCAGCTTGTCGCTGCTGCTGCTCTTCTTGCGTCACCACGCACTTGAAAACTTCAGAGACGGTTGTAGTGCTTTGTGCCGTGCCAAAACCGGTCACCACAATGGCAATAAAGATGAACCCCAAAATGAGATTCATCAGTGGCCCGCCCAGCATGATGATGATGCGCTTCCACACCGGGAGCTTGTAGAACATCCGGTTCTCATCGCCGGGCTGCACGCGTTCGGCTTCGGCTTTGCGGGCGTCATCGGCGAGCTGTTGGAACAGTCCCGTTGACGCCTTGCGAACGGCTCCGTCCCGGGTTGGCGGATACATGCCCACCATCGAGATATATCCGCCCAAAGGAATGGCTTTGAACCCGTATTCTGTCTCACCCTTCTTGCGGGACCACACGGTGGGACCAAAACCGATCATGTATTGCGGCACGCGCACGCCAAAGATTTTCGCCGGCACCAGGTGCCCCACTTCGTGCAGGGCGATGGACACCGCCACACCTATGGCGATAACAAGAACACCGAGAATAA
Encoded here:
- a CDS encoding site-2 protease family protein; translated protein: MTVLLFILGVLVIAIGVAVSIALHEVGHLVPAKIFGVRVPQYMIGFGPTVWSRKKGETEYGFKAIPLGGYISMVGMYPPTRDGAVRKASTGLFQQLADDARKAEAERVQPGDENRMFYKLPVWKRIIIMLGGPLMNLILGFIFIAIVVTGFGTAQSTTTVSEVFKCVVTQEEQQQRQAAGDSSECLASDPAAPAYVAGLRPGDVITSFNGVSVGERDWNALTSLIRPAAGQSVPITYVRDGVSHETTIKPLLTERPAVDINGRAITNADGSYQTVNVGFVGMGSQTKLMTLPITEVPAMVGQNVSAVAGIVLDLPARLVAVANAAFSSAPRDPNGPMSVVGVGRIAGEITAMEEIPLKDRFATLLSLVGSLNIALFVFNLIPLLPLDGGHILGALWEGVRRFFAKLFKRKDPGPVDIAKLLPLTYVVAIALFAMGGLLIYADIVKPISLF